A part of Aegilops tauschii subsp. strangulata cultivar AL8/78 chromosome 2, Aet v6.0, whole genome shotgun sequence genomic DNA contains:
- the LOC109767916 gene encoding lactoylglutathione lyase isoform X1 codes for MAAATLRPALLSSCALRRLASASAPRAPRLAQPKVQGFARARRSYPAAFAASAMSTSSGAKEAPANNPGLQAEVDPATKGYFMQQTMFRVKDPKVSLDFYSRVMGMSLLKRLDFPEMKFSLYFLGYEDLSAAPADPVQRTGWTFGQKATIELTHNWGTESDPEFKGYHNGNSDPRGFGHIGVTVDDVYKACERFESLGVEFVKKPDDGKMKGIAFIKDPDGYWIEIFDLKRIGEVTATAS; via the exons ATGGCCGCCGCCACACTCCGCCCCGCCCTCCTCTCCTCCTGCGCCCTCCGCCGGCTCGCCTCCGCCTCCGCGCCGCGCGCCCCCCGCCTCGCCCAGCCCAAG GTGCAGGGGTTCGCCCGGGCTCGCCGGTCCTACCCGGCCGCGTTCGCCGCCTCCGCCATGTCGACGTCGTCGGGGGCCAAGGAGGCGCCGGCCAACAACCCGGGCCTGCAGGCCGAGGTCGACCCCGCCACCAAGGGCTACTTCATGCAGCAGACA ATGTTCCGCGTGAAGGACCCAAAAGTGAGCCTTGACTTCTACTCGCGTGTGATGGGCATGTC GTTGCTGAAAAGGTTGGATTTTCCTGAGATGAAATTCAGTTTGTATTTTCTTGGTTACGAG GACTTGTCTGCAGCCCCCGCTGATCCTGTCCAGCGGACTGGATGGACTTTTGGGCAAAAGGCTACGATCGAGCTCACTCA CAACTGGGGCACAGAAAGTGATCCTGAATTCAAAGGGTACCATAATGGGAACTCAGACCCTCGTGGGTTTG GCCATATAGGGGTAACTGTGGATGATGTCTACAAGGCATGCGAGCGTTTCGAAAGTCTTGGGGTAGAGTTTGTGAAGAAACCAGATGATG GGAAAATGAAAGGCATCGCATTCATCAAGGATCCGGATGGTTACTGGATTGAAATATTTGACCTGAAGAGAATCGGGGAGGTGACTGCTACAGCATCATGA
- the LOC109767917 gene encoding glycerol-3-phosphate dehydrogenase SDP6, mitochondrial: MAAWRLRGAGTALAATSALAAAAAAWPSPASASDPSPAALESARQLVSRAGSGGGPPPRAAQQAALAGSTAAEPLDVLVVGGGATGCGVALDAATRGLRVGLVEREDFSSGTSSRSTKLIHGGVRYLEKAVFNLDYGQLKLVFHALKERKQVIENAPHLCHALPCMTPCFNWFEVVYYWFGLKFYDIVAGKRLLHLSRYYSVEESVALFPTLARNDGDRSLRGTVVYYDGQMNDSRLNVGLACTSAVVGAAVLNYAEVVSLIKDESGERVIGARIRDTLSGKEFDAFAKVVVNASGAFCDSVRKMANNDVVPMIAPSSGVHIVLPDYYSPEGMGLIVPKTKDGRVVFMLPWLGRTVAGTTDSSTAITMLPEPHEDEIQFILDAICDYLNVQVRRSDVLSAWSGIRPLAMDPSAKNTESISRDHVVFEDYPGLITITGGKWTTYRSMAEDAVNAAIRSGNLKPANGCVTDHLHIVGAYGWDPASFTVLAQNYKRMKKTYGGKVIPGAMDSAVSKHLSHAYGTLAERVAAIAQNEGLGKRLAHGYPFLEAEVAYCARHEYCESAVDFVARRCRLAFLDTDAAGRALPRIIEILASEHKWDKARRKLEQQKGIEFLETFKSSKNAQFRDGKHNGQ; encoded by the exons ATGGCCGCGTGGCGCCTCCGCGGCGCCGGCACGGCCCTGGCCGCCACCTCCGCGCTggccgcggccgcggccgccTGGCCGTCGCCGGCGTCCGCCTCGGACCCGTCCCCCGCGGCCCTCGAGTCCGCGCGGCAGCTCGTGTCGCGGGCCGGCTCGGGGGGCGGCCCGCCCCCGCGCGCCGCGCAGCAGGCGGCGCTGGCCGGGTCCACGGCCGCGGAGCCGCTCGACGTGCTGGTGGTCGGCGGCGGTGCCACCGGCTGCGGCGTCGCGCTCGACGCCGCCACCCGCGGCCTCCGCGTCGGCCTCGTCGAGCGCGAGGACTTCTCCTCCGGCACCTCCTCCCGATCCACCAAGCTCATCCACGGCG GTGTGCGTTACTTGGAGAAGGCAGTGTTCAATCTTGATTATGGGCAGCTTAAACTGGTTTTTCATGCTCTTAAGGAGCGCAAGCAAGTTATTGAGAATGCTCCCCATTTATGTCATGCTTTGCCATGCATGACTCCTTGTTTTAACTGGTTTGAGGTTGTATACTACTGGTTTGGTTTGAAGTTCTATGATATTGTCGCTGGCAAAAGGCTGCTACATTTATCACGGTATTATTCTGTAGAAGAATCAGTTGCACTTTTCCCGACCCTTGCAAGGAATGATGGTGACCGTAGCCTACGAGGAACCGTGGTTTACTATGATGGTCAAATGAACGACTCTCGTTTGAATGTGGGGTTGGCATGCACATCTGCAGTTGTTGGTGCAGCTGTTCTGAATTATGCTGAAGTGGTCTCCCTCATTAAGGATGAATCAGGAGAGAGGGTCATTGGTGCACGCATCCGTGACACGCTATCAG GCAAGGAATTCGATGCATTTGCAAAGGTGGTTGTTAATGCATCAGGAGCATTCTGTGATTCTGTAAGGAAGATGGCTAACAATGACGTAGTACCCATGATCGCTCCGAGCAGTGGGGTGCACATTGTACTTCCTGATTATTATTCACCTGAAGGGATGGGTTTAATTGTCCCCAAGACCAAAGATGGTAGAGTTGTATTCATGCTGCCATGGTTGGGAAGGACGGTTGCTGGGACAACTGATTCTAGTACAGCAATAACAATGCTTCCTGAACCACATGAAGATGAAATACAGTTCATATTGGATGCAATATGTGATTATCTTAATGTTCAG GTGAGGCGTTCGGATGTTCTTTCTGCATGGAGTGGTATTCGCCCATTGGCCATGGATCCATCAGCAAAGAACACGGAAAGTATTTCTAGAGATCATGTTGTATTTGAAGACTACCCAGGGCTAATAACAATCACAGGTGGAAAATGGACAACGTATAGAAG CATGGCTGAAGATGCTGTTAATGCAGCAATACGGTCAGGGAATTTGAAGCCAGCAAATGGCTGTGTGACTGATCATTTGCATATAGTTGGGGCATATGGATGGGATCCTGCTTCTTTTACTGTGCTTGCTCAGAATTATAAGCGAATGAAGAAGACATATGGTGGCAAAGTTATTCCAGGCGCAATGGACAGTGCTGTATCAAAACATCTGTCACATGCATATGGAACTTTGGCTGAAAGAGTGGCTGCAATTGCCCAG AATGAAGGCTTGGGAAAGCGACTTGCTCACGGATACCCATTCTTAGAAGCTGAGGTAGCATATTGTGCTCGCCACGAGTACTGCGAGTCTGCGGTTGACTTTGTTGCAAGGAGATGTCGGCTTGCCTTTCTTGACACAGATGCTGCAGGGAGGGCATTACCCCGGATCATTGAGATCTTAGCTTCGGAGCACAAGTGGGACAAGGCAAGGCGGAAACTTGAACAGCAGAAGggtatagaattcttggaaaccTTCAAGTCATCGAAGAATGCACAGTTTAGAGATGGGAAACATAACG GGCAATGA
- the LOC109767915 gene encoding uncharacterized protein isoform X1 — MAAPPSTSPSPSGEVPVERSPTDLSGGDGQGSPSRAELLSMVKKHSHLIGWTVVEAEDDPSDVEMDDKFWHEMLDLFFVRGRVSRSREEDDLVFFVNSTMQKMEDLPPFFVRRWAPTLEKLINANSTEVDWERSFYLNLVAHTSYTVTVALCSISNLRNRADKSKRLPPIYKVSKTVYASPSRVNFRLDQRKAVETVPAYPNIYFSVDDFDDPFDAVVLSDPEHCYCVILNAHDGAAFPEESESSNVGSNIQSGINSGSSGENPPKRTLFSGYVSYQNVREAYDAGRSKFGSFLSLGQDNTKLDKLFMRGPEGRGEVEVAVSGIADQSRERPKKDAGDNFRVLVRKAASAASKLAEQAFEAASANKRSDDKLLPLKCCLMSVSLPWDFIAHDLLHKETPPLDF; from the exons ATGGCGGCCCCGCCTTCCACCTCCCCCTCGCCGTCCGGGGAGGTCCCCGTCGAGAGATCGCCCACTGACTTAAGCGGCGGCGACGGCCAGGGGTCGCCCTCCAG ggccGAATTGCTCAGCATGGTGAAGAAGCATTCACATCTGATCGGGTGGACCGTCGTCGAGGCCGAGGACGATCCGTCGGACGTGGAGATGGATGATAAATTCTGGCATGAGATGCTTGATCTTTTCTTCGTGCGTGGTAGGGTGTCGAGGAGCAGGGAGGAGGACGACCTCGTCTTCTTTGTCAACAGCACG ATGCAGAAAATGGAAGATCTGCCTCCCTTTTTCGTACGCAGATGGGCTCCTACG CTTGAAAAACTCATCAATGCTAATTCAACTGAGGTTGATTGGGAACGTTCCTTCTATTTGAATTTAGTCGCTCACACATCATATACTGTCACAGTGGCATTGTGCAG TATCAGCAATCTTCGCAATCGTGCAGACAAAAGCAAGCGGTTGCCTCCAATTTACAAGGTTTCAAAAACTGTATATGCATCCCCTAGCCGTGTAAATTTCCGCCTTGATCAAAGAAAG GCTGTAGAGACAGTACCTGCATATCCGAACATTTATTTCTCAGTTGATGACTTCGATGATCCTTTTGATGCTGTG GTTTTGTCAGACCCAGAACACTGCTATTGTGTGATTCTCAATGCGCATGATGGGGCAGCATTTCCTGAAGAAAGCGAATCAAGCAATGTCGGTTCAAATATACAATCTGGGATCAACTCTGGGAGCAGTGGAGAGAACCCACCAAAG AGAACTCTTTTCTCAGGCTATGTCAGCTATCAAAATGTCCGGGAAGCTTATGATG CTGGCAGATCCAAATTCGGGAGCTTCCTCTCACTTGGGCAGGACAATACTAAACTCGATAAACTTTTCATGAGGGGCCCTGAAGGACGTGGGGAAGTTGAAGTTGCTGTTTCTGGGATTGCAG ATCAGAGCCGTGAGAGACCGAAGAAAGATGCAGGAGATAACTTCCGGGTTCTTGTTCGCAAGGCGGCTTCTGCTGCATCAAAGTTAGCAGAGCAGGCCTTCGAGGCTGCATCTGCCAACAAACGATCGGATGATAAGCTTCTTCCTCTCAAGTGTTGTTTGATGTCAGTATCTCTTCCTTGGGACTTCATTGCTCACGACTTACTGCACAAG GAAACTCCACCACTGGACTTCTGA
- the LOC109767916 gene encoding lactoylglutathione lyase isoform X2 produces the protein MAAATLRPALLSSCALRRLASASAPRAPRLAQPKGFARARRSYPAAFAASAMSTSSGAKEAPANNPGLQAEVDPATKGYFMQQTMFRVKDPKVSLDFYSRVMGMSLLKRLDFPEMKFSLYFLGYEDLSAAPADPVQRTGWTFGQKATIELTHNWGTESDPEFKGYHNGNSDPRGFGHIGVTVDDVYKACERFESLGVEFVKKPDDGKMKGIAFIKDPDGYWIEIFDLKRIGEVTATAS, from the exons ATGGCCGCCGCCACACTCCGCCCCGCCCTCCTCTCCTCCTGCGCCCTCCGCCGGCTCGCCTCCGCCTCCGCGCCGCGCGCCCCCCGCCTCGCCCAGCCCAAG GGGTTCGCCCGGGCTCGCCGGTCCTACCCGGCCGCGTTCGCCGCCTCCGCCATGTCGACGTCGTCGGGGGCCAAGGAGGCGCCGGCCAACAACCCGGGCCTGCAGGCCGAGGTCGACCCCGCCACCAAGGGCTACTTCATGCAGCAGACA ATGTTCCGCGTGAAGGACCCAAAAGTGAGCCTTGACTTCTACTCGCGTGTGATGGGCATGTC GTTGCTGAAAAGGTTGGATTTTCCTGAGATGAAATTCAGTTTGTATTTTCTTGGTTACGAG GACTTGTCTGCAGCCCCCGCTGATCCTGTCCAGCGGACTGGATGGACTTTTGGGCAAAAGGCTACGATCGAGCTCACTCA CAACTGGGGCACAGAAAGTGATCCTGAATTCAAAGGGTACCATAATGGGAACTCAGACCCTCGTGGGTTTG GCCATATAGGGGTAACTGTGGATGATGTCTACAAGGCATGCGAGCGTTTCGAAAGTCTTGGGGTAGAGTTTGTGAAGAAACCAGATGATG GGAAAATGAAAGGCATCGCATTCATCAAGGATCCGGATGGTTACTGGATTGAAATATTTGACCTGAAGAGAATCGGGGAGGTGACTGCTACAGCATCATGA
- the LOC109767915 gene encoding uncharacterized protein isoform X2 encodes MAAPPSTSPSPSGEVPVERSPTDLSGGDGQGSPSRAELLSMVKKHSHLIGWTVVEAEDDPSDVEMDDKFWHEMLDLFFVRGRVSRSREEDDLVFFVNSTKMEDLPPFFVRRWAPTLEKLINANSTEVDWERSFYLNLVAHTSYTVTVALCSISNLRNRADKSKRLPPIYKVSKTVYASPSRVNFRLDQRKAVETVPAYPNIYFSVDDFDDPFDAVVLSDPEHCYCVILNAHDGAAFPEESESSNVGSNIQSGINSGSSGENPPKRTLFSGYVSYQNVREAYDAGRSKFGSFLSLGQDNTKLDKLFMRGPEGRGEVEVAVSGIADQSRERPKKDAGDNFRVLVRKAASAASKLAEQAFEAASANKRSDDKLLPLKCCLMSVSLPWDFIAHDLLHKETPPLDF; translated from the exons ATGGCGGCCCCGCCTTCCACCTCCCCCTCGCCGTCCGGGGAGGTCCCCGTCGAGAGATCGCCCACTGACTTAAGCGGCGGCGACGGCCAGGGGTCGCCCTCCAG ggccGAATTGCTCAGCATGGTGAAGAAGCATTCACATCTGATCGGGTGGACCGTCGTCGAGGCCGAGGACGATCCGTCGGACGTGGAGATGGATGATAAATTCTGGCATGAGATGCTTGATCTTTTCTTCGTGCGTGGTAGGGTGTCGAGGAGCAGGGAGGAGGACGACCTCGTCTTCTTTGTCAACAGCACG AAAATGGAAGATCTGCCTCCCTTTTTCGTACGCAGATGGGCTCCTACG CTTGAAAAACTCATCAATGCTAATTCAACTGAGGTTGATTGGGAACGTTCCTTCTATTTGAATTTAGTCGCTCACACATCATATACTGTCACAGTGGCATTGTGCAG TATCAGCAATCTTCGCAATCGTGCAGACAAAAGCAAGCGGTTGCCTCCAATTTACAAGGTTTCAAAAACTGTATATGCATCCCCTAGCCGTGTAAATTTCCGCCTTGATCAAAGAAAG GCTGTAGAGACAGTACCTGCATATCCGAACATTTATTTCTCAGTTGATGACTTCGATGATCCTTTTGATGCTGTG GTTTTGTCAGACCCAGAACACTGCTATTGTGTGATTCTCAATGCGCATGATGGGGCAGCATTTCCTGAAGAAAGCGAATCAAGCAATGTCGGTTCAAATATACAATCTGGGATCAACTCTGGGAGCAGTGGAGAGAACCCACCAAAG AGAACTCTTTTCTCAGGCTATGTCAGCTATCAAAATGTCCGGGAAGCTTATGATG CTGGCAGATCCAAATTCGGGAGCTTCCTCTCACTTGGGCAGGACAATACTAAACTCGATAAACTTTTCATGAGGGGCCCTGAAGGACGTGGGGAAGTTGAAGTTGCTGTTTCTGGGATTGCAG ATCAGAGCCGTGAGAGACCGAAGAAAGATGCAGGAGATAACTTCCGGGTTCTTGTTCGCAAGGCGGCTTCTGCTGCATCAAAGTTAGCAGAGCAGGCCTTCGAGGCTGCATCTGCCAACAAACGATCGGATGATAAGCTTCTTCCTCTCAAGTGTTGTTTGATGTCAGTATCTCTTCCTTGGGACTTCATTGCTCACGACTTACTGCACAAG GAAACTCCACCACTGGACTTCTGA